In Erigeron canadensis isolate Cc75 chromosome 7, C_canadensis_v1, whole genome shotgun sequence, one DNA window encodes the following:
- the LOC122606939 gene encoding pleiotropic drug resistance protein 1-like — MDGGDIYKATSSLRMGSLRAGSGRTSSVRSASNSLWRNSGMDVFSRSSREEDDEEALKWAALEKLPTFDRLRKGLLFGSTGPSNEIDIDNLGFEQRKHLLDRLVKVADEDNERFLLKLRNRLDRVGIELPTIEVRFEHLTVEADVSIGSRALPSFLNFHIDIFEGFLSMFHLRPNNKKHITILDDLSGVVKPSRMTLLLGPPSSGKTTLLLALAGKLAKELKNSGRVTYNGHELHEFVPERTSAYISQNDVHIGEMTVRETLAFSARCQGVGTRYEMLAELSRREKNANIKPDPDIDVYMKAAASEGQEASVVTDYTLKLLGLDICADTMVGDQMIRGISGGQRKRVTTGEMIVGPSKVLLMDEISTGLDSSTTFQIVKSLRQFLHILEGTAVISLLQPAPETYDLFDDIILLTDGKIVYQGPREDVLEFFESMGFKCPERKGVADFLQEVTSKKDQQQYWMRRDLPYRFVTAKEFSDAFQSFHVGRNLREDLGTPYDKSKSHPAALTTEKYGLNKKELLKACTDREILLMKRNSFVYIFKTFQLITTALIALTLFFRTEMHRRGPEDGAIYVGALFFGVCMITFNGMSEISMTIAKLPVFYKQRDFLFYPSWAYALPSWIVKIPISVIESATWTFLTYYIIGFDPNVGRFFKQFLLFFFVNQMSSALFRFIGAMGRNMIIANTFGSFALLLIFALGGFVLIREDVKKWWLWGYYTSPLAYAMNGLSVNEFLGHSWKTPMNDTTLGKIVIASGGFFPQAYWYWIANGALVGFILIYNLCCALSLEFLDPFGKSQGHVATDDDTDKGAVELTSTTTGSGGQIKKKGMILPFEPHSITFNDVKYSVDMPQEMKQQGVSEDRLLLLKGVSGAFRPGVLTALMGVSGAGKTTLMDVLAGRKTGGYIEGDVRISGYPKKQETFARISGYCEQNDIHSPHVTVYESLLYSAWLRLSTDVDEQTRKSFVDEVMDLVELNPLREALVGLPGINGLSTEQRKRLTIAVELVANPSIIFMDEPTSGLDARAAAIVMRTVRNTVDTGRTVVCTIHQPSIDIFEAFDELFLMKRGGQELYVGPVGRNSCDLIKYFEDIHGISKIKDGYNPATWMLEVSTSSQEIALGVDFTEIYRNSDLYRRNKALIAELSVPRAGTQDLYFPTQYSQSFMVQCLACLWKQRYSYWRNPPYTAVRFVFTTFIGIIFGTMFWDLGGKMKTQRDLTNAMGSMYAAVLFLAIQNASSVQPVVDIERTVFYRERAAGMYSALPYALAQVLVEVPYVMAQTGAYSVIVYAMIGFDWTAAKFLWYCFFQFCSLLYMTYYGMMTVAITPNANFGAIVAAFFYGIFNVFSGFLIPRPRIPVWWRWYFWGNPLAWSIYGMVASQFGEFEDELVNGETVRGYLDRYYGYKHDFLGVVAGVNIGLVILFACIFAYCIRAFNFQKR, encoded by the exons ATGGATGGGGGTGACATATATAAAGCTACTAGTAGTTTAAGGATGGGTAGTTTAAGAGCAGGAAGTGGACGAACATCGAGTGTACGATCAGCGAGTAATTCGCTATGGAGGAATTCGGGTATGGATGTTTTTTCAAGATCATCAagagaagaagatgatgaagaggcTCTTAAATGGGCCGCACTTGAAAAACTGCCAACTTTTGATCGATTAAGGAAAGGTTTGTTGTTTGGATCAACCGGTCCTTCAAACGAAATCGATATCGATAATCTTGGATTTGAGCAAAGGAAACATTTGCTTGATAGACTTGTTAAGGTGGCTGATGAAGATAATGAAAGATTTTTGTTGAAGCTAAGGAACAGACTTGACAG GGTTGGAATTGAATTGCCAACAATTGAAGTGAGATTTGAACATTTGACCGTGGAGGCTGATGTTAGCATAGGAAGTAGGGCCTTGCCTAGTTTCCTAAACTTTCACATTGATATCTTTGAG GGGTTTTTGAGCATGTTTCATCTACGTCCAAATAACAAGAAACATATAACTATTCTTGATGATCTTAGTGGAGTTGTTAAACCTAGCAG AATGACATTATTGTTGGGTCCTCCAAGTTCTGGAAAGACAACACTCTTGTTAGCATTGGCTGGGAAGCTCGCCAAGGAGCTTAAA AATTCCGGGAGGGTGACGTATAATGGCCATGAACTGCATGAATTTGTACCTGAAAGAACTTCTGCGTATATCAGTCAAAATGACGTCCATATTGGAGAAATGACAGTCAGAGAAACCTTGGCTTTCTCTGCTCGATGCCAAGGGGTTGGAACACGTTACG AGATGTTGGCAGAGTTGTcaagaagagagaaaaatgcGAACATCAAACCTGATCCTGATATCGATGTCTACATGAAG GCTGCAGCAAGTGAAGGACAAGAAGCAAGTGTAGTCACAGATTATACTCTCAAG TTATTGGGATTGGATATATGTGCTGACACCATGGTAGGGGATCAAATGATACGGGGTATTTCTGGTGGGCAAAGGAAGCGTGTGACAACCGGCGAAATGATAGTTGGACCATCAAAGGTTCTTCTTATGGACGAGATATCAACTGGTTTGGATAGTTCAACAACGTTCCAAATTGTGAAATCGCTTAGACAGTTTCTTCACATTCTTGAAGGAACTGCTGTCATTTCTCTCCTACAGCCTGCACCAGAGACCTACGATTTGTTTGATGACATCATCCTTTTAACTGACGGGAAGATTGTGTACCAAGGTCCGCGTGAAGATGTACTTGAGTTTTTTGAGTCCATGGGGTTCAAATGCCCAGAGAGGAAAGGAGTTGCTGACTTTCTGCAAGAA GTTACATCAAAGAAAGACCAGCAGCAGTATTGGATGAGAAGAGATTTGCCATATAGATTCGTGACCGCTAAAGAGTTTTCTGACGCTTTCCAGTCTTTTCATGTCGGAAGGAATCTAAGAGAGGATCTTGGGACCCCATATGATAAAAGCAAAAGTCACCCTGCTGCTCTCACAACTGAAAAATATGGTTTAAATAAAAAGGAGCTCTTAAAGGCTTGTACGGACAGAGAAATATTGCTAATGAAGAGGAACTCATTCGTTTATATCTTCAAAACGTTCCAa CTAATTACGACAGCACTCATCGCCTTGACTTTGTTTTTCCGAACTGAGATGCATAGACGTGGTCCTGAAGATGGTGCAATATATGTCGGTGCTCTTTTCTTTGGTGTGTGTATGATTACATTTAACGGAATGTCTGAGATCTCGATGACAATTGCAAAGCTTCCTGTATTTTACAAACAAAGAGATTTTCTCTTTTATCCCTCGTGGGCATATGCTCTTCCATCGTGGATCGTCAAGATTCCAATTTCAGTTATTGAATCTGCTACTTGGACATTTTTGACCTATTACATAATAGGATTCGATCCTAACGTGGGAAG ATTCTTCAAGCAGTTTCTTCTGTTCTTTTTTGTTAACCAGATGTCTTCTGCATTATTTCGGTTCATTGGAGCCATGGGTCGAAATATGATAATTGCAAACACATTTGGTTCATTTGCACTTCTCTTGATTTTTGCTTTGGGTGGCTTTGTCCTTATTAGAG AGGATGTAAAGAAGTGGTGGTTGTGGGGATACTATACATCTCCGCTAGCATATGCCATGAACGGACTTAGTGTGAACGAGTTTCTTGGACATAGTTGGAAAACG CCAATGAATGACACCACGCTCGGGAAAATCGTTATAGCATCTGGAGGATTTTTTCCACAAGCTTACTGGTATTGGATTGCAAATGGGGCTTTGGTTGGATTTATTCTTATCTACAACTTGTGTTGTGCTTTGTCTCTCGAATTCCTTGATC CTTTTGGGAAATCTCAGGGTCATGTAGCAACAGATGATGACACTGATAAGGGAGCCGTTGAATTGACATCCACAACAACAGGTAGTGGCGGTCAGATCAAGAAGAAAGGGATGATTCTTCCATTTGAACCACATTCAATTACCTTTAATGATGTCAAATACTCGGTCGATATGCCACAG GAAATGAAACAGCAAGGGGTGAGTGAAGACAGATTACTACTGCTTAAGGGTGTGAGCGGAGCTTTTCGACCAGGAGTTCTTACAGCTCTTATGGGGGTGAGTGGTGCAGGAAAAACTACTCTGATGGATGTGTTGGCAGGTAGAAAAACAGGTGGTTATATAGAAGGTGACGTTAGGATTTCCGGGTATCCCAAGAAACAAGAAACCTTTGCTAGGATTTCTGGATACTGTGAGCAAAATGACATCCACTCGCCTCATGTTACCGTGTACGAGTCTTTGCTTTACTCGGCCTGGTTAAGGCTTTCTACGGACGTTGACGAACAAACCAGAAAG aGTTTTGTTGATGAGGTTATGGATCTTGTGGAACTGAACCCATTAAGAGAGGCATTAGTTGGGTTACCAGGTATCAACGGACTGTCTACAGAACAACGCAAGAGGTTGACCATAGCCGTGGAGCTTGTAGCCaatccatccataatcttcatggaTGAGCCAACTTCAGGGCTTGATGCTCGAGCTGCTGCTATTGTAATGAGAACGGTTCGGAACACTGTGGACACTGGAAGAACAGTTGTATGCACCATTCATCAACCTAGTATTGATATCTTTGAAGCTTTTGATGAG TTGTTCTTGATGAAACGAGGAGGGCAAGAGTTGTATGTTGGACCTGTTGGTCGCAATTCCTGCGATCTGATCAAGTATTTTGAG GATATTCATGGGATAAGTAAGATCAAAGACGGATACAACCCTGCAACATGGATGTTGGAAGTTAGTACGTCGTCGCAAGAAATTGCTTTAGGGGTAGATTTCACTGAAATCTACAGGAATTCAGATCTTTACAG GAGAAACAAAGCACTGATTGCTGAACTGAGTGTACCACGTGCTGGCACGCAAGATCTCTATTTCCCGACACAATACTCACAATCATTTATGGTACAATGCTTAGCTTGCCTATGGAAACAACGTTATTCATATTGGAGAAACCCTCCATACACAGCAGTCCGTTTTGTCTTCACCACCTTCATCGGCATTATCTTTGGTACTATGTTTTGGGATCTCGGTGGTAAAAT GAAAACCCAACGTGATTTGACCAATGCAATGGGGTCAATGTATGCTGCAGTCCTCTTTCTCGCTATCCAAAACGCATCATCAGTGCAGCCAGTTGTGGATATAGAACGCACCGTGTTTTATAGAGAACGGGCTGCAGGAATGTATTCTGCTTTGCCATATGCTTTGGCTCAG GTTCTAGTCGAAGTTCCTTACGTTATGGCCCAAACTGGAGCATATAGTGTAATAGTTTATGCTATGATCGGGTTTGATTGGACAGCAGCCAAGTTCCTATGGTACTGTTTCTTCCAGTTCTGCTCTCTACTCTACATGACATATTATGGCATGATGACCGTCGCCATTACACCAAATGCCAACTTTGGCGCCATTGTTGCTGCCTTTTTCTATGGAATTTTCAACGTCTTTTCAGGATTCCTTATCCCACGACCC AGAATTCCAGTTTGGTGGAGATGGTACTTCTGGGGAAACCCTCTAGCTTGGAGCATTTACGGCATGGTTGCATCACAGTTTGGGGAATTCGAAGATGAGCTAGTGAATGGAGAGACCGTTAGAGGTTACTTGGATCGGTATTATGGTTACAAACATGATTTCCTTGGCGTTGTCGCTGGAGTTAATATCGGCCTAGTTATACTTTTTGCATGTATATTTGCATATTGCATTAGAGCCTTCAATTTCCAGAAGAGATAG